AAAACTATCATACGATTTCTTCTCGATTTTTTGAATTTCACCCGACCACTCACCTTTTCAAGCCTTACTTTCTTTTCCCATGCCATTCTTTGTTCCGTTTAGCCTCAGAATCCGTTTTACCAAACAACCCTATCCTTTCCTTTCTCATTCATTATCAGAATCTCCAAGACCTTAATTCCACCGCTATTTAATAGCAATCCCTATCTGAAAATCTAAAATTAAGACCTTTTCCTATATTTGCCTTCCGAATTCTAACTCAATACGCGGAACTTTACCCAACTTATTATGCTATTTAATTCTATTGAGTTCCTGTTCTTTTTTCCAATTGTAACCCTACTCTATTTTATACTTCCTCATAAATTCCGCTGGCTTCTTCTACTTATTGCTAGTTGTGTTTTTTATGCAGCCTTTATTCCGGAATATATCCTCATTCTTTTTGCTACCATTATTATCGACTATTTTGCAGGAATTCAACTGGGCAAGAACTATTCCCAATCAAAAAAGAAAAGCATCCTTTTGATAAGCTTAATTGCTAATATCGGAATCCTGGCCATTTTCAAGTATTTTAATTTTTTTGTAGACAATTATAACCAGCTTTTTCAATTCATTGGTTTTAATAACTTTCAAAGAATACCTCATTGGGATCTGATTTTACCTATTGGCCTTTCCTTTCACACCTTCCAGGCCATGAGTTACACTATTGAGGTTTACCGCGGAAACCAACAACCAGAACGCCATTTCGGTATTTATGCCTTGTATGTTATGTTTTATCCTCAGTTGGTTGCCGGACCCATCGAAAGGCCCCAGAATGTTCTGCATCAATTCCATGAACATCATTTCTTTAATTCAACAAAATTTTGGAATGGTATACGTTTGATGCTTTGGGGTTTGTTTAAAAAAGTTGTTATTGCTGATCGTCTCTCTATTTATGTTAATCAGTTCTACCAAAATCCTGACCAATCTCCGGCATTAAATCTATTCATGGCTACCCTGTTTTTCACCATTCAAATTTATTGCGACTTTTCCGGCTACAGCGATATGGCTCTAGGAGCAGCCGAATCAATGGGTTTTAACCTGATGATAAACTTTAAAAGACCTTACCAGGCAGGAGATATTCAAGAGTTTTGGAGTCGCTGGCATGTTTCCCTTTCTACCTGGTTCAGAGATTACTTGTACATTCCTTTAGGTGGAAACAAAAAAGGTGAAATAAGAAAGTATTTCAATGTGGCGGTGGTTTTTATCCTCAGTGGATTTTGGCATGGCGCAAACTGGACCTTTATCGTTTGGGGCTTCCTCCATGCCATCGGAAATTCGATTACCATGTTTTGGAAATCTTTTAAACGACCTATCTCCATTCCTATTCTGCCTCAATTAGCTACTTTTAGTTTTGTTGCTCTGGCATGGATATTCTTTCGGGCAGATTCCCTCTCCAATGCATGGATTATTCTTTCTAAAATCGGTAACATTAATGACTATTCTTTTGAAAACCTTTTCCCAATGGTAAGTGGTATTCAATACGGCTTAAAATGGCACTTCCTGGTTTTTATTCTGATAGTATTTATGTATTTCCTCGAAAAATATACAGACGAAAGACTCTATGTTTTTAACAAAAAACCCGGGTTCGACTTAATCTTTACCATACTCATCCTAACCTTGAGCATAACCTTGGGAGTTTTTAATAACAGTTCTTTTATCTATTTCCAATTCTGATGAAACTCCCACTGAAATTAATATTCGTTTTTTCTGTAGCTTTTATCTTCAGTTCGGCATTTTATTACCGATTATTCCTTACGTCTTACTCCCCAACAAATTTTGTCAGGCCTTCCCTTTCCTTTCTAACGGAGGACAGCTCATATCACGATATTGTTATTATTGGAAATTCCAGGTCCTGGAACCACTTTAATCCCCAAATTATTGATTCTATTACTTCACAAAATTCAATTGTTATAGGACTGGATGGCTCCGATATTCCCTTTTTTCTGATGGGGGTTCGTAAATACATTCAATCACATCCAATACCAAAAACCATCGTTGTTCCAATTGATTTTACTTCCATCAATACCCAAACTATCCCTTATAACTTTTTAGAATACTACGATTTTCTCAACGATACTACCATTGCTAATACCCTAGGGAATTACTTTACCCGTTTCAGATTCAAATCTTCCTATTACTACTACCTTACTCAACTACTCCTGGTTAAGGATGATGAAAAAAAACTAAATTTCTCCCAACTGTTTTCTACTCCTTCTCTTGAGAATTCCATTCTTCCGGAAAAAGCTACCTACAAAGGCTTTTTTTCCCCTACCGACACCCTGGACCCCAATCATCTTCAAGAAATAAAGCCTTTTATCGAAGAATATGCACCGGAGTGCCAATCAACCCTTCAGGAAATAATCAACTGCTGTCAACAAAATCAAATTCAACTGATTTTTGTTCAAGCTCCTTTCTTCCACAAAACCCAATCCATCGTTTTAAATTACCGGGAAATTGAAAATCAAATATCCGAAACCGCCTTCAAAAACCAATGTCATTTTTTAGATTTTGATACCATGGCTATTGCTCAACGCACCGATTGCTTCTTTAATTTTATGCATCTTAATAGCAAAGGGGCCAACCTCTTTTCAACCACATTTGCCCGGGAATTAGTTAAAATTCAAAAATCAGGCAAGCCCAAATAGCCTCCTCCTATATTTTAATTTACCGCATCGCAATTTTTCTGACCTTTGCCAACCTATTAACCATTCATGAAGTTTCTAAAAAAGGCTCTTTTTATTATCCTGATTCCTGTCCTGGCTTTCGGCCTTTACCTTGTTGGTAATGTTCTTTTTGCCTTCATTACCGATTTTAAACCCCCTGTGTCCGAATCGCTTGAATTACGAGGAATGCCCTCTAAAAACCTACCCGATTCCGTTCTATCCCTCCTTAATTGGAATATCGGCTACTCCGGCCTCGGTCAAAAAGCCGACTTCTTCTACGACGGTGGAACAACCGTCATTAGTCCCGAAGCCGATGTAAATTCCTACTTCCAAGGAATCAAAAACACCATACTCCATGCTGACTCCATCGATTTTATTCTGCTTCAGGAAGTAGATACTCTTGCCAAACGGTCCTATAAAATCAATCAGTTAACCGAATTAGGTAACCATGCCAAAGGTTATGGCTATTCCTTCGCCACTAATTATGATGTGAAATTTGTTCCCAAACCCTTTACAGAACCTTTGGGCAAAGTAGTCGCCGGACTTATGTCTCTTACCAAATATTTCCCAAAAGAAATTACCCGTTACCAATACCCCGGCCAATTCGAATTTCCTACCTACCTCTTCTTTCTCGACCGCTGTTTTTTACTTTATCGCTACCCACTCAAAAATGGAAAAGAACTTCTTGTAATCAATACCCATAACTCGGCTTATGACAATACCGGGGAAATGAAAAAAGGGGAATTAAATATGTTGAAAAAGTTTGTTACAGAAGAATATGCTAAAGGTAATTATATCATTATCGGGGGTGACTGGAACCAATGTCCTCCTCATTTCGATCCCATGAAATTCAACCATGGCAAAACCGAAGCGCCTTACACCCCGCAAGTTCAAGACCCTTCCTTCCTTCCTTCCGATTGGCATTGGGTTGCCGATACAACCGTTCCCTCTAACCGTAATCTAATTACTGCTTACAACGCCCAAAAAACATTTACAACCGTAATCGACTATTATTTGCTTTCGCCTAACGTGGAACCTTTGGCTGTTAAAACCTTGGATATGCAATTTGCCTACTCCGATCACCAACCGGTTTATCTAAAGGTGAAACTTAAATAACTTATTGACAATGAAATCCTTCGCCGAACTTTCTCCGCTTTCTAGAGTGTGGGTCTACCAATGCGACCGCAACCTTTCCGATTCTGAAACCGAACAAATTCGCCTCCTAGCCGCCGCTTTTGTTTCCAATTGGACTGCCCATGGAGACATGTTAAACGCTTCAGCCGACGTGTTTTTCAACCGCTTCGTAGTAATTGCTGCCGATGAAAGTCAAGTAATGGCATCGGGTTGTAGCATCGATAAATCAGTGGGTTTCATCAAAGACCTGGAAAAGCACTTTAACATCAACCTGCTCGACCGCCTCAACATAGCCTACCTCGATCAGGAAGAAGTAAAAACCATCCGTATGCACCAGGTGTCTGAAGCAATCGAAAACGGCATAATCAATCCCGACACCCTCATTTTCAATAACTTAGTAAAAACTATTAACGAATTAAAAACCCTGTGGCGTATCCCATTGAAACAGTCCTGGTTGGGCGCTCAAATTCCGGGTTTAGCTTCACCTAACCTGGTTTAGACCCAAATTTCTCAATAGAAATCCTTGTTTGGCTTTCAAACTCAATAAAGATAGGGTTTTGAGGTTGATTTTTGGGTGAAAAATAGTGAACTATTCTAAAGTAGTTGGAAGCCGTAATAGAATTCTATAGCAGAAATTGGGTTAAATTTTTTGAAGAAAACAACCGCTTTCTCCTTCTCCAATCACCTGCCCCGCTTTCGCCCATAGTTTGCGGTACAAGCACATTCGAGGGTTCGGACTAAGTGCATCCGCAAAGCTATTTGGCTCTATCGGGTTTAGTTTAATTTCTTTCTTCTTTCAAACAATCTTCAGCCAAATCGGTGCAAACCCAAACCAAATCACTTGGCTGAATTCCTTATTTGTGCAAAAACAACAAGCCTGAAAATTCGGGACTAATATTCTTCCGAACCTCCTCCGGAGAAACTGTCAAAATCAAAATCTCCCATATCCTGGTTTTCATCCTCTTCACCAAAGCCTCCACCAAATTCATCTTCACCAAATTCTCCTCCCGAACTACCTTCTTCTCCCCCTTCCGTCATTCCTTCCATTCCTTCTAATCCTTCTAAATCAATTCCATCCAAGGCATTGGCATCATCAATTAATCCGGCAATATCATCTCCTTCCAAATCGGCCATATCAGGTTCCAGCATATCGTCCTCACCGGTAATTAGAATAGGCCCACCTGCAACCGGTCTGCCCCTTCGCCTTGGCATTTCACTTTCATCCAACTCCAAAGGTGGTGGTTCTAAACTAGGTTTTACAGGCCTTGGAGGTTCGCCCATTACTTTTACACAACGCGGATAAGAAGCCTTTGGATCATCGGGTAAAATTTTCACCAATTCAACAAAGAAGGTAAAATTCCGATAAGTAAACAACTTATAAATAAAGCGTTGATGCGGATCATTTACATATCCTGCCATAGCCTTATCCAATACCGGATTCGCTTTCATATCTACCTGTCCTTCCGGAACTTTGGCAATAAAATCCAATTCATGCCAGTTGTTATCACTTAAATAAAGCTCCGCTTCCGGCTCATCCAAAAAGGTAAATGCCATTTTTATTGCCTGATGGAATTCCCAAACCGAATGCGATGGTTTCACCTCAATGTCACGATACACATTGTCTTCATCTTCCAAGAGAACTCTAAACTTATAAATGGCCATTTATTTCAGGTATTGAAAGGCAAAAGTAACAGGATTCCATAAAACTCAACCAAGCTCAGAAACGAATTTGAAATAATTCATTCCTTTCCTGTAAAAATCCGGTTTTTTTGCAACCCCAAAGCGTCTTTCTCGTTTGACTTTTCCTTACTTCTATGGGGAAAATCTCTACAAAAAAACCACTTCTCGCTTCCGTCTTCTTAGCATTTCTGATGCTGTGGTTGAATTTCCCTTCCTTCTCACAACTGCTCAATTTCAAAAACTTCACCACCGACCAAGGCTTGGTTCAAACCAAAGTTAACGACGTTGTTCAAGATTCTAAAGGCTATTTATGGATTGCAACAGATGGAGGATTAAGTCGATTCGATGGAAAAAGCTTTGTAAATTTTACAGCCAAAGACGGCCTCGGTAACAACAAATGTACTCGCCTGTTTATCGATTCTAAAAACCGCCTGTGGATTGCCCATATTTACGGAATTAGCTTACTGCAAGGAAAAAAAATCCAATCCTTTTCCGACTCATCCGGAATTAAAAACCGTGAAATTCAATCCTTCCTTGAGTTCGATAACAAAATCTGGATGGGTGGAATGAACGGAATAGCGCTATTCGATCAAGGGAAATTCACGCACTTACCTATTCCTAACCACGAAAACAAACAGATTAAATCCTTGTCAGTCGATCATAAAAACCGACTCTGGATAGGTTATGGCGACAATGGCGGTATTATCTTATATTCGAATAAACATTTTCAGGATTTCGACTCTTTCGGCTTTGCAGGCACCGAACACCCTCTCACTACCATACAACAACTGCATTTCGATGGTAAAGCCATGTGGATTTTTGCCGCTGAAGGTATTTTTTCCTTTTCGGGCGATGAAATGAAACCGGTTAAACATGCCGGCATATTTCTAGGTGCAGAAAAAGTACACTTTAAATCGGATGGAAGCATTTGGATGGCCACCACCAATGGCTTGGCTCACTTAGAAAAAGGACAACTAAACTATTTCAACGAAAACAACGGACTACCCGGTTCTGAACTGAGTACCTTGCTCATTGACAGAGAAGGGAATTGCTGGGCCGGATGCCGAAAAGGATTGGTCATGCTTAGTTCCTTAGCCTTTGCTCAGTTTACCACCAATGAACCTAACAAGGTTTTTGCTCCAACTTGCATGGCTCAAACCTCCGACGGCCGCATCCTTTTTAACTCCGACCCCACCGGCTTGTTCCAATTACAAAACAACCTGCTTTCCAAAATAACCATTCCTAAACAACTCGATGAACATTTGTTTAGCTGCATTTTAGTCGATAAATACGGAAGCATTTGGCTTGGAACCGCAGACTTTAATGGAGTATATCGATTTAACCCACCTTTAGGAGTTAAGCAATTCACCGGAGATAACGGCTTGCCCGATAACAACATTCAATGCCTGGGACAGGATGCCCTGGGTCGTATTTTTGCCGGAACCAGCCGTGGTTTAGCCATGTTTGAAAACAACCAATGGAAAACGCTGGAAAATCCTGACGGAAGTTTGGTGTTTGATGTAAAAACCATGCATACTACCAAGGATGGTAAACTATGGTTAGGCACCTCCGATGGAAAAGTTTTCTCCTACCACAACAATCAATTTAAAGCATTGCCCGGACTGGAAGGAAAAATAAACTCCTCTATCACCGGAATGGCTTCTTCTGCTTCCAAACTTTTTATTGGTACCGATGGAGAAGGCTTGGTGATTTGGAATGGAAAACCAAGCTTACTAACCAAGGAACAAGGCCTTTTAACCAACGAAATTCGCTTTGTTGGATGCAATCAAGACGGAACCACCTTGTATTGTGGCACCCAAAAAGGCTTGTTGCAACTTGGGCTAGGGACGAATGGAGAAATGTCACAGCAAAAGCTTTTATCACAAAACGAAGGCTTTTTTGGTGGTGAATGCTTGTATGGAGCCTTGCTGATAACAAATGACCATCAAATTTGGTGCGGTACACCTCATGGCGTAACCCGATTTTCACCCAATATTCCTATTTATACCTCCGTTGCACCACTTGTTGATATTGTTGGTGTAGACCTTTTTTATAAAGAACCCGAATGGAAAACCTATGCAGACTCGATTTCAAATGAAACCGGATTTGGTATTAATCCACAATTTTCATACAAAGACAACTACCTTTCGTTTCGATTCACCGGCTTGCAGTTTGGTGCCCCATCCTCTGTTCGCTACCAATGGAAATTAGATGGTTTTGAAAAAGATTGGAATCGTCCTTCCACCTTTGATGAAGTAAACTACCCTAACCTTCCTCCCGGCAAGTATGTTTTTAAAGTAAGAGCGTCCTCTATCTCCGGTTTAGTAAGTCAGGAAGCGCAATTTGCTTTTACTATTAAACCACCGTTTTATCGAACGTATTGGTTTTATACTTTATCTGCCATTTTTCTGCTTGCCCTGGGTATAGGCTATATCAAATACCGTGAACAACGACTTGTTCGAGAAAAAGAAGAATTAGAAGTAGCCGTCAAGCAACGTACAGCCGAATTAGAAGAACAGAAGAATATAGTTGAACAAAAGAATGCCGATATTCTGGAAAACATCAACTATGCGAAAAACATTCAACTCGCCATTTTGCCGGGAAATGAAGAAATTTCCAGGGCTTTCCAGGAGCATTTCATCCTTTTCAAACCTCAAGACATTGTAAGTGGTGATTTTTATTGGTATTACCATCACGAAGACCTGGTTTGGGCCGCCGCGGTAGATTGCACCGGGCACGGTGTTCCGGGTGCCTTTATGTCCATGATGGGAAATGACTTGCTAAATCAGGCAATTATTGAAAAACAAATTACTGATCCGGCTCTGGTATTAGCCAATATGAACCACAGCATACGGTTGGTTTTTAGGGAACAAAACCAGGTAGTTGAAACCCAACAAGGTATGGATGTAAGTTTAATGTGTCTGAATTTAAAAACCGGCCTTGTAAAATTTGCCGGTGCCATGCGACCTATTATGGCTATAATCAATAAGGAAATAAAGGAATGGGAAGGTGATAAGGCCTCCATTGGAAGATATACCGAAGAAAACTATTCCTTTTCTACGATCGAGTTTACCATACAAAAAGGAGATGTTTTGCTTTTGTTTTCGGATGGATATTGTGACCAATTTGGCGGACCAAAAGGAAAGAAATTCCTTACCACCCGTTTCAAAAATATTTTAACCAAACACCTCCACGACAGTCTGGAAATTTTGGGAGACAGCCTCTATGATGCGTTGGATGAATGGCAAGGCGACCTCAATCAGGTAGATGATATTTTGGTTCTTGGTTTTAAATATTAAACCAAAATTCTCTATTAGAATTCGTGAGGAGGCCTTTAAATACACTAAAGGCAGGGGTTTCAGGTTAATTTTTGGGTGAAGAAACAGTGACCTCGTTTGAATTCAAAAATTGTTCTCCTTTTATTTGAAGTAGTTGGAAACCGTACTAGATTTCTAATGCAGATTTTAGGTTTTACCTTTACACCGCTGCAAGTTCCTGCCTGCTGTTTGGAAATTCAAAAAAGCCTGGCTACCGTCGGGTAGGGATTGAAACGGAAAGCCCACAGCCCCGATCCCAATCGGGGCGAGGACTTGCAGTGGAAAGCCCGACCATGAGCCTTCCACAATTCGGATTGAAAAGCCACTAGTTGTGCGAATGGGACCCGCCAAATAAAACTAAACCTGAACACCAATGATACAGATATCATCTACCTGCTCAAAATCGCCTTTCCACTTCGTGAAGGTTTCGATTAAAATGGCTTTTTGCACAGCCATTGGCTCACCTTGCATCAATTTCAGGGTTTCTTTGAATCGACCTTTGTAGAATTTTTTACCCTCCGGCCCGCCAAACTGGTCGGCATAACCATCTGAGAACAAGTAAATTCGATCGTTGCGTTGCAATTGAATCACATTGTTTTTAAACATTTGATCACCGTACAAATCCGTTGATCCAATAGGTCGACGATCTGCCTTAATCTCCGTCAATTCCTGGTCACGAATCAAAACCAGGGGATTGTATGCTCCGGCGAACTCAATTACCAGGGTTTCGGTATCAAACACACACAACGACATATCCATACCATCGCGCACTTTGCGGCCATTTTCGCTGATGTTGGCGGTATGTAAAGTTTCATTTACGTAGTTATTCAGATAATCGAGAATTTTCGAAGCAGAAAGAATTTTATTCTCTTTTACTGCCTGGTTAAGTGCATTGTGCCCCACAATACTCATGAAGGCACCGGGTACTCCATGCCCGGTACAATCTACCACCGCGAACACCACCTTCTTACCTATTTTCTCAATCCAATAAAAATCACCGCTTACAATATCCTTGGGTACATAAAGCACAAAGGCACCGGTAAAACTTTCAATAAAGGAACGATCGGGTGGCAGAATAGCTTCCTGAATGGTCTTTGCATAGTTGATACTATCCAACACCTCGTTGTTCTTCTTCTCAATAAGTTCTTTTTGACGACTAATTTGTTCGTTTTGGGAGGTAATTTTACGGTTAGCCAGGTTAATCTGAATGTAGGAAAAAATACCCGAAGCAATGATTAAACCAATGATTCCATAAAACCACCAGGTGCGGTAAAATGGAGGCTCAATGGTAAATTTAAAAGAAATAGGTTCGGCATTCCAAACCCCATCGGCATTGCATGACTTTACAAAAAACTCATAATCTCCCGGTGGCAATTCCGGATAGGTTTCTTCATTTTTGGTTGTTGGCTCTCTCCATGTTTTTTCATATCCCTTAAGGTAATATTGATACCTGATTTTTAATGGATAATAATTACTAACACCTACAAATTTAAAGGTAAGGTGGTTCTTATTGTAGGGCAACTTTACTCCTATCGGGAGATTGTTTGCACCCATACTATCCATTTCGAAAAGAGACCAATCGGCTGTATCTTTTAAAAGTTGGATATCGGTAAACATCAAATAAGGCGGTGTAGTATTTGGGATGTCGTATTCAGGCCTAAATACCACAATACCTTTGGGAGTTCCAAAATAAATATGCCCGGTTTTATCGTCAATACAAATAGACCTTGATAAACAACTTTGTCCGTTAAATCCGGACTCCAAATCGAATGACCGAACCGAAATTTTGCGTTTATCCGTTTTATCCAAATAAATACGGGCAATACCATTACCCAAACCTACCCATATTACCCCGGCTTTATCGATGGCAATACACACCACCTGATTATTGGGAAGAGCTGAATTTTCGTCGTTGTATTTATATAATTCTTTCCCATCCCAGCGGAACATTCCGTTATCGGTAGCAAAAAAGTATTCTCCGGCATCGGAACGTACAATTTGTTTTACAGGAAGCTTCAAACCCAGTTCCAACTTAGAAAATACCACCGGCAAATAATCAGGATAAGTGAAAATCTTTAAACCTTTTGCTGTTCCTACCCAAATATTCCCTTTTTCATCCTGATAAAGATCATGCACTATTTCTTCCCCAATATATTTTCTTAACCCTTCAGAAAGTCTAATACTATCCCGATCAATTTTCCAAACCCCGTTGTTGGTGGCTACCAAAACCTCATGCAAATTGGTTTCCAGCATTTTAAAGGACTTTACCTTGTAAATCCCTCGGGTTGGAGATTTGTATGGAAGTTCTTTAAAGGTTTTTCCATTGTAACGATAAATGTAGGAGCGATTACCAAACAATTGTTCCTGATCTTCCAGAACCAAAATCGAACTTACAAAAGGAATTTTTATACCGGTAATACTGTCGAAATGGTTGTTTCGAAGCACAAAACCACCTTCCGGGCTACCGGCATAGATAGTTCCGTAATGGTCTTTATACAAAGCTTCTATTTCACCATTTAGACCTTTGTGTTTATAATTTAAAAAACGACGGCTCAACAATTTTGAAATTCCATTCCGTTTACTACCAAACCACATATTTCCTTCTTTATCTTCAAAAATTCTGAAAATATCGGTTGTTACCAAACCATCGGCTTCGGTGTATCGAATGGCCTGGCGATTGATAACATAGTACAATCCATCTTCAGCGCCTAACCATACGCCACCTTGCTTATCCTTACTATAGGCAAAAAACTTAGTTTTGGTCGAATCATCCGAAAGCCCGGGAATTACTACATGTTTAAGTTCCGGAATTCCGGTAGTTGGATTTGGCAAATGATGTGAGTTGTATTCATACAATCCGGAGTAGCATAGAAACCAATATACACCGCCTCCTACTTCAAAAACGGCATTGGCTGCATTGTAAACTATTCCATTAAACCCATCAAACTTGGTAATATTGGATTTAGAATCCAGTTTAAAAATCCCTTTGGTAGTGCTAAACCATAAGTTCCCTTCCCTGTCTTCGTCAATATTCATAATGGATTTTCCATCCAACTGAGTTTTTTCAGCAAATCTTACAACCACGGTATCCTTAAGTTCCCCAACTCCATCAGCAGTTCCAAGCAAAATCCGTCCTCTCGAATCAATAAATACTTTTAAAACACCCTTGGCCGCTATACTATCCGGATCCGCAGCTCGTCCAAAGGTGCGGCCATCAATCGAAATGTTCAGCCCTTTATAGGTTCCAACAAGGTACCTTAACTTCTTGTCTTGATTAATAGAAAAAACCACATTGGAAAGCAAGCCATTCTTCTCATTAAACGAGGTAAACGACTTTCCATCAAAACGATTAAGGGCATTCGACGAACAAATCCAAATGGTATTGTCGTGGCTTTGAAAAATACCCAAAACCTGAGGTGACTTAAACCCGGTTTCTACAGTATAATTTTCAAACGCAAGAGTCTGGGCAACAGCCAATTGGGCAAATAAGGACAAAAATCCTATTACCCAAGAAATCCCAATTAGTTTTAGGATATGTGCCCAATTTGTTGATTGCATAGAAAGGCCAAAGATAAAAAACTAGGCTTTCAACGCTTTGAATTTCGTCGGAATTTTAAACCAAGTTGTTGTGAATATACCGAATAAGATTCAAAACCTGCCTGGATTGTAGCAAAACCAAGGCAAAAGATGACTTTTCGGGAGACAGATTTCAGAATATTCCAAGCTAATAAAAATACGGTTTTGGCGGGCCCCTTTCGCCCAATCCAACCTGATGCAAACTCCAATTATTTCTGCATAGGGCTTCAGGTCACGCTATCGTCTGTAGTCCCGGCAGCCCACGCCCAATTGCCCTTCTTTGCCGGGAGCTACTTGCCTCTATCGTTGCCCGAGGGTGCAATGCCCAACATTTTAACCTATTTCCAACTTTCTCAATTCGATAAATAATAAAAGCGGATAAGTACAAAACACGCTTGTTATCCCAATTTAATCAATAGGAGGATTGAAAATCTGAACTACTTGACTTAATTGGGTTTACCCCTTCCGAAGCATTTCGGGAAAAGTTTGTTTTCAATTTTCATAAGAAATTGAATTACAAACTCTTAATTCGTTTGTGCATTTCTAATGCGCAATATGGATTTATCGCTTCCATGGCTCAAAGTCAAACCACTCCTGCAATGAAAAAATGGGAAACCTAAATCAGGTTAAACGAAAAGGCAGCCAAACTATTAAGGGAACTAATACCAGCGTTTACGTTTAAAGTAAATCAACATGGATAGCACCAAAACCAACATAAATATCCAAACCAGGGCATAACCATACTTCCAGCGAAGTTCCGGCATAAAATCAAAGTTCATTCCATACACTCCTACAATAAAAGTCAATGGGATAAAGATGGTAGAAATAATGGTCAGGGTTTTCACAACCTGATTCATGGCATTGGAATTCAGCATCATATACATATCCATCAAACCGGAATTCATTTCGCGGTAGGTTTCAATACTATCACTTACCTGCACCACATGATCGTACAAATCCTTTAAATAAACCCGGGTAATATCCGAAATCAAATTAGATTCTTCCTTTTGCAATTTCAGAACAATTTCCTTCAGAGGAAGGATGCTACGGCGCAAAAAAAGCAATTCTCGTTTAAGATCATACACCATTTCCAGTGAAGACAGATTGGATGATTTCATTAGGGTTTCCTCCAAATGTTCGGTACGGTCACCAATAAGTTCTAAAACCACAATGTAATTATCCACAATTGCATCGGTAAGGGCATAAAAGAGGTAATCTATTGGCGACTTCCTAATACGGCCTTTTCCATGTCTAATCCGGTTTCGGATAGGCTCAAAAACATCCTCTTTTTTCTCTTGAAAAGTAATAAGCAAATTATCCTTCAGGTAAAAGCTAACCTGCTCAATGGTGGCTTCCTTGCTATCAGAACCAGAATAAATCATTTTCATTACCAGGAAAAGGGCATCATCGAACACATCTAGCTTTGTTCGTTGTTCTGAACTCATAGCATCAGCCAAAATAAGTGGGTGAAGGCCAAATTTCCGC
The genomic region above belongs to Bacteroidia bacterium and contains:
- the corA gene encoding magnesium/cobalt transporter CorA, which translates into the protein MYSSPKSSAKTGLPPGTLVHIGPDQTAPVEIRVFVYDYENFSESHVNHAIKIPSHPPEGKCMWIDIDGNHDVELMEELGRKFGLHPLILADAMSSEQRTKLDVFDDALFLVMKMIYSGSDSKEATIEQVSFYLKDNLLITFQEKKEDVFEPIRNRIRHGKGRIRKSPIDYLFYALTDAIVDNYIVVLELIGDRTEHLEETLMKSSNLSSLEMVYDLKRELLFLRRSILPLKEIVLKLQKEESNLISDITRVYLKDLYDHVVQVSDSIETYREMNSGLMDMYMMLNSNAMNQVVKTLTIISTIFIPLTFIVGVYGMNFDFMPELRWKYGYALVWIFMLVLVLSMLIYFKRKRWY